From the genome of Natrinema marinum:
CTATTTGCGTCGTCGATACCACCGTGATTGCCGTCGTGACTATCGTTGTCGTGTCTCCGCGATTCATGGTTCAGAGCAAGTACCGCTGTGCGAGCGGAATTTCGTCGGCCGGGTCGCAGGTGACGTGTTCGCCGTCGACCTGGACCTCGAACGTCTGCGCGTCGATCTCGATATCGTCCGGGCAGTGGTCGTTGTGGAGCATATCGGACTTGCGGACCGACCGCGTTCCCTCGACCGGTCGAACCGGCGTTTTGAGATCGTAGGCGTCGCCGACCCCGTTCTCGGCGGCGGCCTCGCTGACGAACGTCACCGAGAGACCGTGTTTCGCCCGACCCTGTGCGCCGGCGCGTTCGCGACCGATAACCGGCTCGCAGGTCATCAGCGAGCCGTTGGCCTCGCCCATCTGTGACCAGACCGGGAAGCCGCCCTTGACCACTGCCTTGGGCTTGATCCCGAAGAAGCCGGGCTCCCAGAGCGCGATGTCCGCGAGCTTGCCGGGCTCGAGCGATCCCACGTAGTCGTCGATCCCCGCGGTGATCGCGGGATTGATCGTGTACTTGGCGACGTAGCGGGCGATGCGAGCATTGTCGGCGTCGGTCCCCTCGTCGGCCTCGAGCGGGCCGCGCTGGTCCTTCATCTTGTGGGCAGTCTGCCACGTCCGACAGACGAGTTCGGCCATTCGCCCCATCGCCTGCGAATCCGTCGTCATCATCGAAATCGCGCCGGTGTCGTGGAGGACGTCCTCCGCGCCGATGGTCTCGGCGCGAATGCGTGACTCGGCGAAGGCCACGTCTTCGGGCACGTCCGGATTGAGGTGGTGACAGACCATCACCATGTCCAGGTGCTCGTCGAACGTGTTGTCGGTGTAGGGCATCGACGGATTCGTCGACGACGGCAGCATGTGCTCGTGGCCGATCAACTCGAGCACGTCCGGCGCGTGGCCCCCGCCAGCGCCCTCGATGTGGAAGGTGTGGATCGTGCGGCCGTCGATCGCGTCGAAGGTGTGCTCGACGAAGCCCGACTCGTTCAAGGTGTCCGTGTGGATGCAGACCTGCACGTCCTCGTCGTCGGCCACCTCGAGACAGGTGTCGATCGCGGCGGGGGTCGAACCCCAGTCCTCGTGGAGTTTGAGGCCGCAGACGCCTGCCTCGACCTGTTCGCGCAACGCGTCCGGCTTGCTGCTGTTGCCCTTGCCGTAGAAGCCGACGTTGACCGGCCAGTCCTCGGCAGCCTGCAGGAACCGCTTGACGTTCTGCGGACCGGGCGTACAGGTCGTCGCGCCGCCGCCGAAACCGCCGCCGAGCATCGTGGTCACGCCAGAGGCGACCGCGTGCTCGACGAGCTGCGGACTGTTGAAGTGAACGTGAATGTCGAGCGCGCCGGGCGTCGCGATCAGCCCGTCCGCCGGAATGGTGTCCGTGCTCGGGCCGATGACCATATCGACGCCGTCCATCGTGTCGGGATTGCCAGCTTTGCCGACGCCGACGATCTCACCGTTTCGGACGCCGATATCGCCCTTCCGGACGCCCAGCACGGGATCGATAATCACGACGTTCGTAAACGCCCAGTCGAGCGCGCCCTCGGCCTGGGTCGTCCCCGACTGCATCCCCATCCCGTCGCGCATCGTCTTGCCACCGCCGAAGACCGCCTCCTCGCCGGGGACGGCGTGATCAGTCTCGATCTTCGCCAGCAGGTTCGTATCGCCCAAGCGGAGCCGGTCGCCTTCGGTCGGTCCGAACAAGTCCGTGTACTCCTCCCGGGACAGCTTGCGGCTCATTCACCGCCCTCCGCGACGTATCCCCGTTCTCGAGCGCGCTCGAGCGCCCGTGCTTTCACGTCCTCGTCGTCGAGTTTGCCGTCGACCAGCCCGGCCATTCCGTGAACGATCCGGTCGCCGCCGATCGCGACGAGGGCCACGTCGCGCTCGCGGCCCGGTTCGAATCGGATGGCCGTCCCCGCGGGGATATCCAATCGCATCCCGTAGGCGGTTTCGCGGTCGAACGCGAGGCCTGGGTTGACCTCGAAGAAGTGGAAGTGCGAGCCGACCTGAACGGGGCGGTCGCCGGTGTTCTCGACCGTGACCGTCGCCGTCGGTCGCCCCGTATTGATCGTCACTGGATCGTCGGCCGGGAGCAGTTCCCCCGGAACGAAGCCGCTCATCTCCCGACCACTCCGGTAGCATCGCCAGAACGATTCGGTAAGCGTATTTCCATCACACAGACGAATAGGGACACAGATGAGGTAAATCCACCCGCGTACAACAATATTTGCGAAGCGATAGCCAATTATAGTGTTTATTTGTCGATAACGGGCGAGAGAGAGTATCCGTTCTAGAATGCTGTTTGAGGATCGTTCAGATACCCATCTCTTGGGTGAAAGAAGCCGAACGTGTAAAGATCCGCTGGGTAATTCGTACTTTTCGACGTTGGAGACGAGCCGGGCGGCGAACTCGGCCCCGATCGACTCCCCTCTCGCGACGCCGTGACGGAGCAGCTGGCAGTCTAGCGCCGACGCATCGGTGGGCTCGTCTCTCGGTTTTTCGAGGTGTCGCAGAGAACGGAGTCGGCGCAGTCGAGTTGCATTATGCTGTTGTCACAGCCGAAGTGAGAGTTCGGTACGAGTAACGAGATATCCGTGTGTCGGAAGCCGAGGGCCAACCAGCTGTCGGCTAGTCGTTCGAAACAGTCCAGCTGTGCTGGATCCAGTTACGCAGACGGTCGGAGAACGACCCCAGTACGATCCCCGCACCGAACGAGAGGACACTCGGGATGAGTGCCCAGAGGAGATCGGGATGCTGTGCGCCGGTGTGCAACGGAGTATCGATCATACACACCCCTATGCCGATAGTGGTAGTCAACCTCTGGATTGGGGCCAATCTTACACCCGGGCCCGATGAAAACTGCACAGACGTAAATAAACTGGTGGCGAAGAAAACTCGTCAGCGGCTCCCCTGAAGTGGCCATTTCTATAGTAATGCTGGGCGGCTACCCGAAGAGTTCTCTCCGCGGTTCCGTCACGAGGGAGCCCCCCGACGTGAGGGACGGGCTTTGCGTGCCTGAGGCGACTGTCGACCGGATTTTCAGCGGTCGCGAGACGAAAGCCCACCCGTTCACGGGGTGGATGAACCGATGTCCCACTTCGTCGTATGGCCAGTTCGGACTCTGGTGGAGAGCCGTAGCCACATTCTTGAGTACGGGCGGTGAGGCCCGCATAGAAAGTGTATCTGAAAACAATGCAACGACGCAATATTCTTCGGGCCGTGCTTCTGGTCGTTTTGGTCGTTTCTGCCGGTAACCTCACGGTCGCGTGGCTCGGCGCACCGACGGATGCGATCACCGCCGCGGAAAAGCAGACTGACGACCCCCTCGCAGATCGGACTCCCGTCGTCGAGAACCGTGATGGGGCGACCGTTATCACGACCGACCCGCCGGGCGGGAGCGACGGCCTCGGGGCTATCGTCGCCTTCGATGCGACTGGGCGGCCGCTCTACCACAACGACACGTACGGGAATTACTTCGACGTGGATCCCGATCCACCGGGCTCGAGGACCGTTCTCTACGTCGCGGGAAGCCGATACAACCCGTGCCCCGACGACCTCCGAGCGCGGACGGACGCCGCCGTTGACGACCGCTGTGCGGAGGTCGTGATCGAGCGCGTCAACCTCACGACGGGCGCACACGAACGGCTTCATACCGCCGTCACGGAGTGGGATATCTGGCACGATGTCGACAGAATCGACGACCACCGACTGCTCGTGGCCGATATCGCTCGGGATCGCGTGTTCACGCTGAATACCACCACCGGCGAGGTGACGTGGGAATGGCGCGCTCGGGAAGATCTCGACCCCGACAGCGGTGGGAACCCCGGCGATTGGACGCACGTCAACGACGTCGAACTTCTCGAGGACGGCCGCGTGCTGGTGAGCCTCCGAAACCAGGACCGGGTCGTCTTTCTCGAGCCGGGTGAGGGGCTCCAGCGCGACTGGACGCTCGGTGCCGAGGACGCGTACGGGATCCTCTACGAGCAGCACAACCCGGACTATATCCCGCCCGCTCGCGGCGGTCCGGCGGTCGTCGTTTCCGACTCGGAGAACAACCGCGTCGTTGAGTATCAGCGCGAAAACGACACGTGGGTTCGAACCTGGGAGTGGCGAGACGCGCGACTCCGGTGGCCACGAGACGCTGACCGACTTCCCGGTGGCCATACGCTTGTCACTGACTCCCAAGGGAATCGCGTGCTCGAACTCTCCGAGACCGACGAAATCGTGTGGAGCGTGGATATCTCGACCCCCTACGAAGCCGAACGCCTCGGGACCGGAGACGAGAGCGCAACCGGGGCGAGCACGGCTGCACTCGCGAACGGAACCGAGGCGACTGCCGCCGGCACGGATCGAAGCTCGAAGACCGGCCTCTCGTGGCTCGTCGCCTTCGTCACTGGTCCGGTCGTCAACGGCCTACTCCACGTGGCACCGACGTGGGTGACGATCGGGGATCTGGCGGTCGCTGGCGTGTTCGTTGCCACAGCGGGGACGGCCGGTCTCTTGGAAGTGTACTGGTCGGGAATCGGGCGGCGACTGCGGCGCTGGTGACAATCGCCAAGATATGCGATCGATTCGCTCGTCATCTCCCTCGTGAACCGGGCCGGAACGGATCCATCGGCGCACTGTGCTATCTTCACAAGGGAAATCGGAACACGCTGAAGCGATGAAAACGGAAGTCTAACGGGGCCAACAGGCTCATTAGGGCAACGGTATGATCTGCTTCTTCGTCTTTGGCACTGGCAGTGGGGCGCAAGCACGGACGAAGCGACTCGGCGACTCTCGGGTGACGAACCCGTTCCGGCACCGAGCGATGAACCGACTCGAGCGATCACGGTCGACGCGCCACGTAACAGGGGGTGGGGGTGGGCGTGGGTAGTTCACCCCAGGCGACGCCGTTAGAGTTCGACGGCCCCGATCCAGCGCTCGCTCCCGTGGACGGGGCAAAACGAGCGATGGTTGCGGTCGCAGTTGGGGTCCATACACCACCCACATGCACACCACCGCTGAAGGGATCGATCCGGAATCGTGTGCCGACACAGCGTACACTTCGTCTCCATATGTATGGTACTATCTAGCACAGCATAGCTGTTTGCGCTGTCGCCTGAGACTCTCTCGTCGATCGACTGAATGGGCTCCCCGCTCGGGACGGCAAGGGACCGTTGAGCGCCCCAGTTGCGAACGGTTTCGTCTAGAACCGCTGTGACAATCGGCCAGCGCGCACTGCCTCGACGTTCGTGTACCGCGCCCGAGAATTCGTTTCTCGCGTTCGTCAGCGATTGGTACGTGAGACGACTCACTCGAGAGTCCGAAGACAGCGATGACAGAACGACGCTACGGGGTCGTTTTTCGCCGCACAGGCGGAACACTGATCGTCATCGGCGGACACTGAGCCGGCCGCGGACGAGGACGCGAGCAGATCTTTTCGCGGATCGGCATACGCGTCGATGACATCGTTCCACGTAACCACGAGGTCAGTGTCTCCGCTGGGTGTCCTCGAGTGAGTGGCGAGGAACCGTCGTTGCATGGCGACGAGCCCGTGCCAGAAGCCGAGGAAGAGGAGCGCCGGAAGGAAGCAGAGAAGCAGAACTGCTCCGAGGAGGAGGAGGGACATACGCGATGATTCGCTCCAGCGAGCATAATCCGCGTCGTTAAATCGTTCACGAGTAATACCCGTCGAGTCACTGTCGACCGATCACTGCCGTCGCTTCGCCCGGTTGCGACAGCACTCTCTTCTGAACTGATCGGTGGAGAGGTTATTGACGCTCCGCCGCAAAGCTCACTGGCGATGTCGCCCTCGAGTCGTCTCGCTACGGTACTGGTGATCGCGCTCGTCCTCCTCGCAGGATGTACCGCGCTCGAGCACGGCGGCACGACCGAGACCGGAGCCACAGGAGCGGCCAGTGACGGAACGGCGGCCGATCCGGCGCTCCAGTCGGACGGCGAACTCGAGGGAGAGGCGTGGAACGTAACCGTCACGCGCGTGATCGACGGCGACACGCTCGAGGTTCGGTTCCCGAACGGACAGGTCGATACGCTCCGCCTGTTGGGTGTCGATACGCCGGAAACGACGCTGAGCAGGGTCGACCCGACGGAGTTCGAGGGGATTCCGAACACAACTGCGGGGAGAGACCACCTGTACGCGTGGGGGCTGAACGCGACGAACTACACAAACGAAACACTTTACGGCGAGACCGTCCGCATCGCGGTCGACTCGGCGGCCGACCGCCGCGGGACGTTCGGCCGCCTGCTCGTCTACGTCTACCACGACGGTGAGAACTTCAACGAGGGACTGCTCAGCGAGGGGTACGCCCGGCTGTACGAGAGTACGTTCTCGAAACGGGAGGCGTTCGAAACCGCGGAAACGACCGCTCGAGCGAACGCCACCGGACTCTGGAATTTTACGGGAGCGGGGACGGGCGCGTCCGAGCAGTCAGCAACAGCGGAAGAACGGGGCGTCTCGCTCCCACCGTTACCGCCGGACGGTGACTACGACTGTAGCCACTTCGACAGTCGCGCGCAGGCACAGGCCGTCCTCGAGCGGGATCCGAGCGATCCGCATCGCCTCGACACCGACGACGACGGTATCGCCTGCGAATCGCTCTAGAAAACGCTCTGGGGCGTTCCGAGTGCCGCTACTCCTCTTCGAACGTCGCGGTGCGCGAGAGAAACGCCGCCACGATCGCCGTCTGCACCGTGCGAAGGTCGGCGTCTCGAATCGTCGCGGCCGCCTGAAAGCGTTCGCGCGCGTCCGCCACGAGTCGCGGGTCGGCGGCGAGCTGTGCGAGGACGAACGCGTCGGGGTCGACCCGCCGCGCGGCCTCGAAATCGGCCGCGTCGTAACAGTCCGCGAACGTCGCGACCAGCTCCGAGACGAGTTCGGCGGTCGCGTCGGCACCGGGATCGCCCGCCGGGACCGTCGACGCGGACGCATCGAAGTACGCCTCGTAGTCGACGACGCCGGCCTCCGCGTAGAGGACCTCGGCGAGCGAATCGAAGACGTCCGCCGAGACGTAGACCCCGAACAGCTTGTAGCGATCGTCTCGAGTCATCACCTCGAGTTTCCACGCCGGCCGCCTCAAAGGTATGGCTTTTCGGGCGCAACGGTATCGATCGGACCTCTTCGGTGCCGCGACCGACAGCAAACTGACCTATTTCCGTAAAATACACATAGAAGGTCAGATGATTTCAACAATGTGTTGTAGCAGTATCTGCTACTATAGCTATTTTAACCATATTTGCATTATTTATTGCCGGATAAATACTTCTGACTACTGAAAAGTGGCCACTACTGCGGACCCTCTGCAATACATTTTGAGGGTGAAACTACCCAATTCAATATGGGATGGGTAACGAGACACATTTTTGATTCGTCTTAGAGCGGTGTGTCACGACCGCGACTACGCGCAGGTCGCTTTCGAAGCCCCGTCTCGGCTCGAGCCCGAACGAGCGACCGGTCGAACCGACCGGCCTATATCTCGCGAACGTAGGTGTGGCCGGCGGAGAGCGCCTCGGCGTCTTCGCGCAGCAACGCGACGACGAGGCAGTCGACGTACTCCTCGAAGTAGTCGACGAGTTCGGCGATCCGGCTCGAATCGATCGCCTCGAGCGAGTCCAGAAGCATGAACGGAACCGTCTCGTGGACGTCGTGGACCAAGTAGCCGGCGAGCGCGAAGACCAGTCCCGTGACCTCGCGTTCGCTCTCCGAGAGGTGATCGACCGTGTCCTCGTAGGTGGCGCCGTCCTCGGTCGTCCGGACGATGTGGAGGTCGAACGCGGGGCGGGTCACCTTCCGTCGGCCCTCCCGGACCGTCCGCTCACGGCGCTCGATCCAGATCCGGTCGATGTTTCGATACTCGAGGATCGACAGGATCGAGTCCATGTGGTCGTTGAACGCGTCGACGGCGTTTTCCTCGATCCGGTCGACGCGCGTTCGGAGATCGGTCAGCTCCGCCTCGACGCTCTCGCGGCGGTCCTCGAGGTCGCTTCGCTCGTCGAGTTTTGCTTCGATCTCCTCGATCCGGGTGTCGACATCGTCGCGTTCGGCTTCGAGATCCTCGAGTTCGAGTTCGAGACGGTTCAGTTCCCGGTGGGTCTCGATGACCTCGTCGTAGGCGGCGTTCTCGACGGTGCCGGCGTCGTCCTCGAGGTTGTCGACACGGGCCTGCTGGGCTTCGAGCTCTGCTTCCAACTCTTCGATGCGCTGGGAGCGCCGCTTGAGTTCGTCGTGGATCGCCTCGAGTCGCGTTTCGATTCGCTCGCGCTGTTCGCGCTGCTCGCGGAGTTCCTTCTGCCGGGTCGAGAGGTCGTCGATCTGCGCTTGCAGATCGCTTCGTTCCTCGAGTTTCGACTGGCGGAGCGACCGCAGTCGGTCGAGCGTCGTTTCGATCCGCTCGCGGTCGACCTGCGAGCCACACGTCCAGCAGACGACATCGGCCGAGTCGGCGAGCAACTGGTCGGTGATATCGCCGTCGGTGTCGCCGTCACGGTCCTCGTCGATCGAATCGTCGAGGTCGAGGTCGAAGCCGTCGTCGGCGAGGCGCTCCTCGTTGAAGCGGATCACGCTCTGGAGTTCGCTCACCGTCGTATCGAGCGAGCGCTTCCGGGCGCGAAGTTCCTGGACGCGGCCTTCGAGTCGGTCGGGCGACTCGAGGTCGTCGTCGAGCGCGTCGCGTTCCGCCTCGAGGTCGTCGCGCTCGGCCTCGAGTTCGGCGTAGCTCTCCCGCTCGGTCTCGAGGTCGTACTCGATGGACTCGAGATCCGTCCGCGCCTCCTGGAGGTCGGCGAACGCTGACTCGATCTCCTCTTTCCTAGCGCGGCTCGCCTCGACGCCGAGGTCGAACTCCTCGAGGTCGGCCTCGAGGTCGGCGACCCGCTCGCTCGTGGTCTCGATCTCGTCGTCGAGGGCGGTTCGTTGGGCCTCGAGGTCGGGCAGCTCGTTCCCGAGCTGCGAGAGGTGCTCGAGCCGATCGTCGAGGTCGCGCTTCTCGGCCTCGAGCGCGCTGATTTCGGCCTCGATCTCGTCGGTGTCGATCGGCTGCATGATGAGTTCCCGGAGGTCGTCGCCGCGCCTGACGGCCCGGCGGGCCTCGTTGGACTCGAGCAGGAACGCGAAGAGGTCCGCAAGTTCGGGGTCCTCGAGATAAGGGTCGCCTTCGAAGACGATCTCGCCGTTTCGGCGCTCGAGGTACCGCGTGTACCGCTCGTCGTCGAACGCGAGTTCGACGTGACCGGCGTCCGCGTCGCCTTTCAACGACGATTGCCGGCTGCCGAGTGCCGCCATGATCGTCTGCAGAAACGAGGTCCGGTTCGTCGCGTTCCGGCCAGTCAGGACGTTCACACCGGGAGAGAGCGTTACCTCGGTGCTGTCGATGCCGCCGATATTCTCCGCGAGGACGGTGATCGCCGAGGTGACTGACTCTGGAGATGACACGATGGTTACTTCTCGCCGCTGACTATAAAATTATTTGGTTCGACCGTTTTTCTGCCGTCGTCCTCACGCGGTGTCCACGTCGCAGTCACAGCCGCCTCGATCGAGCAGGTCGGCGATGGGATAGTCGGCCCCGCAGTTGCCACAGATCGTCCGGACGTCGACGAACACCTCGTACTCTCGGTCCGTTAGTTCGCCCGCGTTACTCAACTCTGCGAGCGTCGACTCGGTGATGACCTGCGTTCGACCGGCGAGGCGCTGGACCGTCTCTTTCTTTCGGTCGACCCTGTCCTCGGTATCCTCCTCCGGGAGGGAGGCGTCGCGAACGTTCGTGAGGTAGGTGTAAATCGTCTGGTGTGTCACGAAGTCGGACCGAACGTCCTCGATATCGACGCCTGATCGCTCGAGTTCGCGACGTTTTCGGACCGCATCGGAGCGTGATACGTCGTCGTCGTCCGTCAGGGTTCGGTAGAGCGACTCGATATCGGTATCGAGCACGGACGCTCCCGCGTCACGGACCGCAGCTCGGAGTACCGCCTGATTGAACGCGGTCGCGAGGTCGCGAAGGCTCGTTCGTTCCGTCCCGTCGCCGGTCCACTCGGCTTCCAGGCGGTCGCCCCACTCCTCGAGCCCGTACTCGTCGATTACGCGCTCAACCTTGGTTCGTCGCCCGCCGCTCGAGTCGGCTGTCATATCGGATGTCTCTGATGCCGACGGTACAAATGTTCCGGTCGAATTCGGTCAAACCGTACGCTGATGCCGGTCGAATTCGATAGTCGCTGTCATCCACCTGCGCACGCAAGCACTGTACACCCCATATATTTGCCAATTAATTATCCAACTGATGATAAAATAGACTATATCTTCAGATCGCAGATTAGGCGACGAAATAGGTCCAATAGCCAATATCATAATTATCAGAAACCAAGTATTTATCGAAGAGGAAGCAGCATTTGTCTTTTGCTAGCTACTTTCGGTCGGTCCAAAACGATGGTCGAGTTGACGAATCTCGGCTACTGGCCCGACGGGACAGAAAGCGGTGGCTGGCCTCTCGAAAACAAGCCATCACTTACACGACTATGCCTGTAAACTCGCCGGCCCCGATCGTTCGACGGCGGTCGGTTCAGTGACGGATAGCGAGCGAATCGAGTGGGTGAGACCGAACAATTCGGCCGCGTGCGGGTTTGGTGTTCGGTACCAATATCGCGGCCCGCAGAACCATCGGAACCGCTCCGTTCTTCATCCCTGAACCACCCGTCGACTCCGTTTCGGGCGCAGTTCGATCGATCGGACCGCTCGAGCGGTTGATTCGCCGTGTTCGATCGATTCCCGTCGGTTTTCGATCGAAATGCTGTGTCGGTAGTCGACCTTCCCTCCGTCTCCGTTTTGCATTAGGAAACGCCCTCGCACTACGCGTCGCGCCGATTGACGACCGGATTCCGGCCGTGTCGACCCCGAAACCGCAGGAGAGACCGATCTCGACTCCGGCCACACGTCGTGACGGGGCCGAGTCAGCCTCGTCGCATGCCGTTCGGTGATGCCGACTTCGGCCGGTTCCGTCATCGGGGAGAACGTTTAAGACTAGTGCCGTTTAATCGAGGATAATGGCAGCTCAGCCGCTAACTAGCCAATCGTATCGATGTCCGGACTGCGAGGGGACCCTCACGTTCGAGGGACAGTCGTGGCAGTGTGCCGACTGTGGCCATGTTCCGTTCCACGGGGCAGACTAATTCCTTTCGATACCGCGACGTGTGTTGGTGCTTGCCGAGGTATCAATCACGACCGTACACTTTTATCGGTCTAGAGAAGACACACGAACACAACAATGGACGAAGACGCGCTCGAGTATCACAGGACCGATCCGCCGGGGAAAATCGAGATATCGACGACGAAGCCGACGAACACGCAGCGGGACCTCTCGCTGGCGTACTCGCCGGGCGTCGCCGCCCCGTGTCTCGAGATCGACGCGGACGAGACCGCGGCCTACAGGTACACGGCGAAGGGGAACCTCGTCGGCGTGATCTCGAACGGCTCGGCCGTCCTCGGGCTGGGCGATATCGGCGCGCAGGCCTCCAAGCCCGTCATGGAGGGAAAGGGCGTCCTGTTCAAGCGCTTCGCCGACATCGACGTCTTCGATATCGAACTCGACCACGATGACCCGGACGCGTTCGTCGAGTCGGTCGCCGCGATGGAGTCGACCTTCGGCGGGATCAACCTCGAGGATATCGCGGCGCCGCACTGTTTCGAGATCGAGGAACGGCTCCGCGAGCGCCTGTCGATCCCCGTCTTCCACGACGATCAGCACGGTACCGCCATCATCAGCGGCGCGGCGCTGTTGAACGCAGTCGAAATCTCCGGCAAGGACGTAGCGGAACTCGAGGTCACCTTCGCAGGTGCGGGCGCGGCCGCGGTCGCGACCGCGAAGTTCTACGTCTCGCTGGGCGTCCCCCGAGAGAACATCACGATGTGCGATATCGACGGGATTCTGACGACGAGCCGAGCGGAATCCGGGGAGCTGAACGAATACAACCGCGAGTTCGCACAGGACCGTCCCGACGGCGACCTCGCGGACGCGATGGCGGGTGCAGACGTGTTCGTCGGGCTCTCGGCCGGCGGCATCGTCAGTCAGGAGATGGTTCGATCCATGGCGGCGGATCCGATCATCTTTGCGATGGCCAACCCCGACCCCGAGATCGATTACGAGGCGGCCAAAGCCGCCCGCGACGACACGGTCATCATGGCGACGGGACGCTCGGACTTCCCGAACCAGGTCAACAACGTCCTCGGGTTCCCGTTCATCTTCCGCGGCGCGCTCGACGTCCGCGCTACCGAGATCAACGAGGAGATGAAGGTCGCGGCGGCGTCGGCGCTCGCGGACCTCGCCAAGCAGGACGTTCCCGACGCCGTGGTCAAAGCCTACGGCGACGAGCCGCTGCAGTTCGGCCCCGACTACATCATCCCCAAACCGCTTGACGCGCGCGTCCTCTTCGAGGTCGCACCTGCCGTCGCGCGGGCGGCGATCGAGTCGGGCGCGGCCCGGGTCGAACTCGACGTCGACGAGTACGTCGAGCGCCTCGAGGCCCGCCTGGGCAAGTCCCGCGAGATGATGCGCGTCGTGATCAACAAGGCCAAGTCCGATCCGAAGCGCATCGCCCTGGCCGAAGGGACCGACGAGACCATCGTGCGGGCGGCGGCCCAGATGTCGGACCGCGGGATCGCGGAGCCGGTCCTGATCGGCGACGAGGACGACATCCTGACGACGGTCGCGAACCTCGGCCTCGAGTTCGATCCCGACGTCGTCGACCCCGAGCGCGGCGAGTACGGGGCGTACGCCGAACACCTCTACGAGCGCCGGAATCGCAACGGCGTCACCCGCCGCGAGGCTGCATCGATGATCCGCGACGACGCGGACTACTTCGGCAGCGTCATGGTCGATCGCGGCGACGCCGACGCGATGCTGACGGGGCTGACGAACCACTACCCGTCGGCCCTGCGACCCCCGCTGCAGGTGATCGGGACGGCCGACGACGCGGAGTACGCGGCGGGCGTCTACATGCTCACCTTCAAGAACCGCGTCGTCTTCGTCGCCGACGCGACGGTCAACCAGGCCCCCGACGCAGACGTCCTCGAGGAGGTCACCCGTCACACCGCGGACCTGGCCCGCCGGTTCGACGTCGAGCCTCGAGCCGCCTTACTCTCGTACTCGGACTTCGGCAGCGTCGACAACGAGGGGACGCGCAAACCGCGGGAAGCGGCCCGTCGCCTCCGCGAGGATCCCACTGTCGACTTCCCCGTCGACGGCGAGATGCAGGCCGACACCGCCGTCCTCGAGGAGATGCTGACCGGCTCGTACGAGTTTTCGACCCTCGAGAAGCCGGCGAACGTGCTGGTCTTCCCGAACCTCGAGGCCGGTAACATCGGCTACAAGTTGCTGCAACGGCTCGGCGGTGCCGAGGCGATCGGCCCGATGCTGGTCGGCATGGACGAGCCGGTTCACGTCCTCCAGCGCGGCGACGAGGTCAAAGATATCGTCAACCTCGCGGCCGTCGCGACGGTCGACGCGCAGGACGACGGATCCTGATCGGCGGATCGACCGCCGTCGTCCGTCGTCGTTCGCGGCGGAACCGGCCGATCACAGCCGCTCGAGGGTCCACCGCTGACTCGCGGGGCCGTTCGGCGTTCGCCTGAACGACATCGGCGCCGTCGGCCGTTCCCTGCGCGTCGAGGACGAGCCCGCTGTTGACGTTCGCGATCGTGAACGTGCCGTCACCGTTGTCCTCGAGGGTCCAGCGCTGCATCGCGCCGCCCCACCAGCTCCATTGGTGGACACTCTGGCCGTCCGCGGTCGAGCCATCGGGGACGTCGACGGCCGCCCCGCTGTTCTCGTTGATGAGCCGGTA
Proteins encoded in this window:
- a CDS encoding archaea-specific SMC-related protein, coding for MSSPESVTSAITVLAENIGGIDSTEVTLSPGVNVLTGRNATNRTSFLQTIMAALGSRQSSLKGDADAGHVELAFDDERYTRYLERRNGEIVFEGDPYLEDPELADLFAFLLESNEARRAVRRGDDLRELIMQPIDTDEIEAEISALEAEKRDLDDRLEHLSQLGNELPDLEAQRTALDDEIETTSERVADLEADLEEFDLGVEASRARKEEIESAFADLQEARTDLESIEYDLETERESYAELEAERDDLEAERDALDDDLESPDRLEGRVQELRARKRSLDTTVSELQSVIRFNEERLADDGFDLDLDDSIDEDRDGDTDGDITDQLLADSADVVCWTCGSQVDRERIETTLDRLRSLRQSKLEERSDLQAQIDDLSTRQKELREQREQRERIETRLEAIHDELKRRSQRIEELEAELEAQQARVDNLEDDAGTVENAAYDEVIETHRELNRLELELEDLEAERDDVDTRIEEIEAKLDERSDLEDRRESVEAELTDLRTRVDRIEENAVDAFNDHMDSILSILEYRNIDRIWIERRERTVREGRRKVTRPAFDLHIVRTTEDGATYEDTVDHLSESEREVTGLVFALAGYLVHDVHETVPFMLLDSLEAIDSSRIAELVDYFEEYVDCLVVALLREDAEALSAGHTYVREI
- a CDS encoding NADP-dependent malic enzyme, whose product is MDEDALEYHRTDPPGKIEISTTKPTNTQRDLSLAYSPGVAAPCLEIDADETAAYRYTAKGNLVGVISNGSAVLGLGDIGAQASKPVMEGKGVLFKRFADIDVFDIELDHDDPDAFVESVAAMESTFGGINLEDIAAPHCFEIEERLRERLSIPVFHDDQHGTAIISGAALLNAVEISGKDVAELEVTFAGAGAAAVATAKFYVSLGVPRENITMCDIDGILTTSRAESGELNEYNREFAQDRPDGDLADAMAGADVFVGLSAGGIVSQEMVRSMAADPIIFAMANPDPEIDYEAAKAARDDTVIMATGRSDFPNQVNNVLGFPFIFRGALDVRATEINEEMKVAAASALADLAKQDVPDAVVKAYGDEPLQFGPDYIIPKPLDARVLFEVAPAVARAAIESGAARVELDVDEYVERLEARLGKSREMMRVVINKAKSDPKRIALAEGTDETIVRAAAQMSDRGIAEPVLIGDEDDILTTVANLGLEFDPDVVDPERGEYGAYAEHLYERRNRNGVTRREAASMIRDDADYFGSVMVDRGDADAMLTGLTNHYPSALRPPLQVIGTADDAEYAAGVYMLTFKNRVVFVADATVNQAPDADVLEEVTRHTADLARRFDVEPRAALLSYSDFGSVDNEGTRKPREAARRLREDPTVDFPVDGEMQADTAVLEEMLTGSYEFSTLEKPANVLVFPNLEAGNIGYKLLQRLGGAEAIGPMLVGMDEPVHVLQRGDEVKDIVNLAAVATVDAQDDGS
- the rdfA gene encoding rod-determining factor RdfA, whose amino-acid sequence is MTADSSGGRRTKVERVIDEYGLEEWGDRLEAEWTGDGTERTSLRDLATAFNQAVLRAAVRDAGASVLDTDIESLYRTLTDDDDVSRSDAVRKRRELERSGVDIEDVRSDFVTHQTIYTYLTNVRDASLPEEDTEDRVDRKKETVQRLAGRTQVITESTLAELSNAGELTDREYEVFVDVRTICGNCGADYPIADLLDRGGCDCDVDTA